One genomic region from Arthrobacter sp. FB24 encodes:
- the gcvH gene encoding glycine cleavage system protein GcvH — translation MAKVAAELQYSDEHEWVAREAGNLVSIGISAVATDALGDIVYVDLPEVGSTVTAGETCGEVESTKSVSDLYSPVTGEVTETNSAVVDDPALINSDPYGAGWLFKVAADSDGPLLSAEEYASKNGGEL, via the coding sequence ATGGCAAAAGTTGCCGCTGAACTGCAGTACTCCGACGAGCACGAGTGGGTGGCCCGTGAGGCCGGCAACCTGGTGTCGATCGGCATCTCCGCCGTGGCCACGGATGCCCTCGGCGACATCGTGTACGTTGACCTGCCCGAGGTTGGCTCGACCGTGACCGCAGGGGAGACCTGCGGCGAGGTCGAGTCCACCAAGTCCGTTTCGGACCTGTACTCCCCGGTCACCGGCGAGGTCACGGAAACCAACTCCGCCGTCGTGGACGACCCCGCACTGATCAACAGCGATCCGTACGGTGCCGGCTGGCTCTTCAAGGTGGCTGCGGATTCCGACGGCCCGCTGCTCTCCGCCGAGGAATACGCTTCAAAGAACGGCGGCGAACTGTGA
- the glyA gene encoding serine hydroxymethyltransferase, whose amino-acid sequence MSGATAAAGTGTVAFEQVVSPSLDADLSALDPEIATKIDDELARQRTGLEMIASENHTAKAVMQAQGSVLTNKYAEGYPGKRYYGGCEHVDVVEQLAIDRVKALFGAEYANVQPHSGAQANASVMHALIKPGDTIMGLNLAHGGHLTHGMRINFSGRLYNVIPYQVREEDHRIDMAEVERLAQEHKPQLIVAGWSAYARQLDFAEFRRIADSVGAYLMVDMAHFAGLVAAGLHPSPVPHAHVTTSTTHKTLAGPRGGIILSNDADIAKKINSAVFPGQQGGPLEHVIAGKAVAFKIAASPEFKERQERVLAGARILADRLVQPDVTAKGINVISGGTDVHLVLVDLRNCELDGQQAEDRLAEIDITVNRNAVPFDPRPPMVTSGLRIGTPALATRGFGEAAFAEVADIIAEALIADAGADLSVLRSRVEALAAAHPLYPSVANLG is encoded by the coding sequence GTGAGCGGCGCAACCGCGGCCGCAGGCACAGGCACCGTCGCGTTTGAGCAGGTTGTCTCCCCGTCCCTGGACGCGGACCTGTCCGCGCTGGACCCTGAGATCGCGACGAAGATCGACGACGAACTGGCCCGCCAGCGCACCGGCCTGGAAATGATCGCCTCGGAGAACCACACCGCCAAGGCCGTCATGCAGGCGCAGGGCTCGGTGCTGACCAATAAGTACGCCGAGGGCTACCCGGGCAAGCGCTACTACGGCGGTTGCGAACACGTTGACGTGGTCGAGCAGCTGGCCATCGACCGGGTGAAGGCCCTGTTCGGAGCCGAATACGCCAACGTGCAGCCGCACTCCGGAGCGCAGGCGAACGCCTCGGTGATGCACGCGCTGATCAAGCCGGGCGACACCATCATGGGCCTGAACCTGGCCCACGGCGGCCACCTCACCCACGGCATGCGGATCAACTTCTCCGGTCGTCTGTACAACGTGATCCCGTACCAGGTCCGCGAAGAGGACCACCGGATCGACATGGCCGAGGTGGAGCGCCTGGCCCAGGAGCACAAGCCGCAGCTGATCGTCGCCGGCTGGTCCGCCTACGCCCGCCAGCTGGACTTCGCCGAGTTCCGCCGCATCGCCGACTCCGTTGGCGCCTACCTGATGGTGGACATGGCGCACTTCGCCGGGCTGGTCGCCGCAGGGCTGCACCCGTCACCGGTTCCGCACGCGCACGTCACCACGTCCACCACGCACAAGACCCTCGCAGGGCCCCGCGGCGGCATCATCCTCTCCAACGACGCCGACATCGCCAAGAAGATCAACTCGGCAGTGTTCCCCGGCCAGCAGGGCGGACCCCTGGAACACGTCATCGCCGGCAAGGCCGTGGCGTTCAAGATCGCCGCGTCCCCGGAATTCAAGGAACGCCAGGAACGCGTCCTTGCCGGTGCCCGGATCCTGGCGGACCGCCTGGTCCAGCCGGACGTCACCGCCAAGGGGATCAACGTGATCTCCGGCGGCACCGACGTCCACCTGGTCCTGGTGGACCTGCGCAACTGTGAGTTGGACGGCCAGCAGGCCGAGGACCGCCTCGCGGAAATCGACATCACCGTCAACCGCAACGCCGTGCCGTTCGACCCGAGGCCGCCGATGGTCACCTCGGGTCTGCGTATCGGCACCCCGGCCCTCGCCACCCGCGGTTTCGGCGAAGCCGCCTTCGCCGAGGTTGCGGATATCATCGCTGAGGCGCTAATCGCCGACGCCGGCGCGGACCTCTCCGTCCTGCGCTCCCGGGTGGAGGCCCTCGCCGCCGCCCACCCGCTCTACCCCTCGGTTGCCAACCTCGGCTAG